A genomic window from Chaetodon auriga isolate fChaAug3 chromosome 13, fChaAug3.hap1, whole genome shotgun sequence includes:
- the slc40a1 gene encoding solute carrier family 40 member 1: MDNSGPKKTCCESVRDFFTSAKFLIYMGHALSTWGDRMWNFAVAVFLVELYGNSLLLTAVYGLVVAGSVLLLGAIIGDWVDRNPRLKVAQTSLLVQNSCVIVCGILLMVVFQFKEQLVELYNGWILTTCYILVITIANIANLASTATSITIQRDWVVVVAGQDSSKLADMNATVRIIDQLTNILAPMLVGQIMAFGSHFIGCGFISGWNLCSMCLEYALLWKVYQKTPALAVKAGQKEQQQELKQLSPQKDVEDGQSPEESSQPLMNETSVVTKPDSPKQRGCCYQATEPLRTFKAGWVAYYNQNIFFAGMSLAFLYMTVLGFDCITTGYAYTQGLNGSVLSLLMGASAVSGICGTVAFTWVRKKCGLIRTGFISGMAQLSCLMLCVVSVFAPGSPFDLSVSPFQDLYTHLIGENALPEADHSLTSVLTGGNATTAAPAEELPPLQSYMSVSLLFAGVIAARVGLWSFDLTVTQLIQENVIESERGVINGVQNSMNYLLDLLHFIMVILAPNPEAFGLLVIISVSFVAMGHIMYFAFAFKSLGSRLFLCCSPEQKVETVDSPSLPTTV; encoded by the exons ATGGATAACTCTGGACCTAAGAAGACGTGCTGTG AGTCTGTCCGAGACTTCTTCACTTCAGCCAAATTCCTTATTTACATGGGACATGCTCTGTCAACATGG GGGGACCGAATGTGGAACTTCGCCGTGGCTGTGTTCCTGGTGGAGCTGTATGGGAACAGCCTGCTGCTCACCGCCGTGTATGGGCTGGTGGTGGCcggctcagtgctgctgctgggggcCATCATTGGGGACTGGGTGGACAGAAATCCCAGACTGAAAG TGGCCCAGACTTCGCTGCTGGTCCAGAACAGTTGCGTCATCGTGTGCGGGATCCTCCTGATGGTTGTTTTCCAGTTCAAAGAACAGCTTGTGGAGCTCTACAATGGATGGATTCTG accaCCTGCTACATTCTGGTCATCACCATCGCCAACATCGCCAACCTGGCCAGCACAGCTACATCCATCACCATCCAGAGGGACTGGGTGGTGGTTGTGGCAGGTCAGGACAGCAGCAAGTTGGCAG ACATGAATGCCACAGTGCGGATTATCGACCAGCTGACCAACATCCTGGCTCCCATGCTGGTTGGTCAAATAATGGCCTTTGGTTCCCATTTCATTGGCTGCGGCTTCATCTCCGGCTGGAACCTGTGCTCCATGTGTCTGGAGTACGCGCTGCTATGGAAGGTCTACCAGAAGACGCCGGCGCTGGCCGTGAAAGCCGGccagaaggagcagcagcaggagctcaaACAGCTCAGCCCACAGAAAG ACGTGGAGGACGGCCAGAGTCCCGAGGAGTCGTCTCAGCCGCTGATGAATGAAACCTCAGTGGTGACCAAGCCCGACTCCCCCAAGCAGCGCGGCTGCTGCTACCAGGCGACCGAACCTCTGCGCACCTTCAAGGCCGGCTGGGTCGCCTACTACAACCAGAACATCTTCTTCGCCGGCATGTCCTTGGCTTTCCTCTACATGACGGTGCTGGGCTTCGACTGCATCACCACGGGCTACGCCTACACGCAGGGCCTCAACGGCTCGGTGCTCAGCCTGCTGATGGGGGCCTCTGCTGTGTCGGGCATCTGCGGCACAGTCGCCTTCACTTGGGTTCGCAAGAAGTGCGGCCTGATCCGCACAGGCTTCATTTCGGGCATGGCCCAGTTATCCTGCCTCATGCTGTGCGTCGTCTCCGTCTTTGCTCCCGGGAGCCCCTTCGACCTCAGCGTCTCACCCTTCCAGGACCTTTACACCCACCTGATCGGAGAGAACGCGCTGCCGGAGGCCGACCACAGCCTCACCAGCGTTCTTACCGGTGGAAACGCCACCACCGCTGCCCCAGCTGAAGAGCTTCCACCTCTGCAGTCCTACATGTCCGTtagtctgctgtttgctggcGTCATTGCTGCTAGAGTTG GCCTGTGGTCTTTTGACCTGACAGTGACTCAGCTCATCCAGGAGAATGTGATCGAGTCGGAGCGAGGTGTGATCAACGGCGTCCAGAACTCCATGAATTACCTCTTAGACCTGCTGCACTTCATCATGGTGATTCTGGCTCCGAACCCTGAGGCCTTCGGCCTGCTGGTCATCATCTCCGTCTCCTTCGTAGCCATGGGTCACATCATGTACTTTGCATTTGCCTTCAAGAGCCTTGGAAGCcgcctcttcctctgctgctcgccGGAGCAGAAGGTGGAGACGGTGGACAGCCCCTCACTTCCTACCACCGTCTAA
- the asnsd1 gene encoding asparagine synthetase domain-containing protein 1: MCGIFCLLSLSPSQFERDKLVHEHLKRRGPDLSQDVTVRGPCYHCLFSAHVLHMRGRLTPQPLQDASGNVLEWNGEIFGGLPVMAEENDTAVLSQRLSACSRPSEILSVLSSIQGPWGLVYYQKAGGYLWFGRDFFGRRSLLWKFDAEVNALTLTSVAARSSGPDQSAWQEVPAVGLYRIDLKAVSEAGSVTFEVYPWARGGNDVWSCCETVLKSVPGGCAAVMNQSGLALASPVCPLNTSIPESLNEKEVHPNSHSCAQDLEQLLASKESNDEVNHLISVLSEAVRRRVQSRPFRAQQDSPPAKNQASVAVLFSGGIDSMILAVLADRHIPSHQPIDLLNVAFKLQEPKKQKESAKKPRKHKNKTTDHQTDGADSHTSSPFDVPDRITGRAGLKELQDLNPERRWNFVEINVMQEELQKMREERICHLVHPLDTVLDDSIGCAVWFAARGTGFITEDSDQRPFTSSAKVILTGIGADEQLAGYSRHRVRFRMSGHEGLIQELAMELGRISSRNLGRDDRVIGDHGKEARFPYLDEDVVSYLNSLPVWEKADLSLPRGVGEKLLLRLTAKRLGLGQSAVLPKRAMQFGSRIAKMEEKREKASDKCSRLLTG, from the exons ATGTGCGGCATCTTTTGTCTGCTGAGTCTGTCACCGTCTCAGTTTGAGCGGGACAAACTGGTCCATGAACATTTGAAGAGAAGAGGGCCCGACCTGAGCCAGGACGTCACAGTCAGAGGTCCCTGCTATCACTGTTTATTCTCTGCACACGTTCTTCACATGAGAGGTCGTCTCACGCCTCAGCCGCTTCAAGACGCATCTGGAAACGTCCTGGAGTGGAACGGGGAGATTTTTGGGGGTCTGCCAGTGATGGCAGAAGAAAATGACACTGCTGTTCTCTCTCAGCGgctgtcagcctgcagcagaccTTCAGAGATTCTGTCAGTGCTGTCCTCCATTCAGGGACCGTGGGGGTTGGTGTACTACCAAAAGGCTGGAGGTTACCTGTGGTTTGGCAGAGACTTCTTTGGTAGGCGGAGTTTGCTGTGGAAATTTGATGCTGAGGTCAACGCCTTGACCCTGACATCTGTGGCAGCACGCAGCTCTGGACCAGATCAGTCCGCTTGGCAAGAAGTCCCAGCAGTCGGCCTGTACAGGATTGACCTGAAGGCGGTTTCAGAAGCCGGCTCTGTGACGTTTGAGGTTTATCCTTGGGCTCGTGGAGGAAATGATGTctggagctgctgtgaaactgtgTTGAAGTCTGTCCCCGGCGGCTGCGCCGCTGTGATGAACCAGTCAGGCCTCGCACTCGCCTCGCCCGTGTGCCCTCTTAACACATCCATCCCAGAGTCACTAAATGAGAAAGAAGTTCATCCAAATTCACATTCATGTGCTCAGGATCTGGAGCAGCTGCTTGCAAGCAAAGAGAGCAATGACGAGGTGAATCATCTCATCAGTGTTCTCAGTGAGGCCGTAAGGCGCCGTGTTCAGTCTCGGCCTTTCAGGGCACAACAGGATTCCCCTCCTGCAAAGAACCAGGCCAGTGTTGCTGTGCTTTTTTCAGGAGGTATTGATTCAATGATCCTGGCTGTCCTTGCTGACCGTCACATACCGTCTCATCAACCAATAGACCTTCTCAATGTCGCGTTTAAACTACAGGAGccaaagaagcagaaagagtCTGCAAAGAAACccagaaaacacaagaacaagACCACAGATCATCAGACTGACGGAGCTGATTCACACACATCGAGCCCCTTTGACGTTCCAGACAGAATAACTGGAAGAGCCGGCCTCAAGGAATTACAAGACTTGAATCCCGAAAGAAGATGGAATTTTGTTGAAATCAACGTgatgcaggaggagctgcagaagatgCGTGAGGAGCGCATCTGTCACTTGGTGCACCCGCTCGATACGGTGCTCGACGACAGCATCGGATGTGCCGTGTGGTTCGCAGCACGAGGGACGGGGTTCATCACGGAGGACAGTGACCAGAGGCCCTTCACATCGTCAGCAAAG GTTATTTTGACAGGAATTGGAGCAGATGAGCAGCTAGCAGGTTACTCCAGACACAGAGTCCGCTTCAGGATGTCTGGACACGAGGGACTGATCCAGGAACTGGCCATGGAGCTGGGCAGGATCTCCTCCAGGAATCTGGGCAGAGATGACCGAGTGATAGGCGACCATGGAAAAGAGGCTCG GTTTCCCTACTTGGACGAGGACGTGGTGAGCTACTTGAATTCCCTGCCCGTGTGGGAGAAGGCAGATCTGTCACTTCCTCGAGGTGTCGGGGAGAAACTCCTCCTGAGACTGACGGCGAAGCGGCTGGGCCTCGGCCAATCAGCCGTCCTGCCCAAGAGAGCCATGCAGTTTGGCTCCCGCATCgcaaagatggaggagaaacgTGAAAAGGCCTCCGACAAATGCAGCAGACTCCTCACTGGGTAG
- the asdurf gene encoding ASDURF protein: MSSSDTCEGQSALKEELNKKVKEQKIVVDELSNLKKSRRVYIQQRNSNVFFLADRSQTLSSCRKELDNLKKELQDM, encoded by the exons atgTCTTCGAGCGATACCTGTGAAGGACAGTCTGCACTTAAGGAGGAGCTGAACAAAAAG GTCAAGGAGCAGAAGATTGTTGTGGACGAGCTCTCCAACCTGAAGAAAAGCCGA aGAGTTTACATCCAGCAGAGGAACAGCAACGTTTTCTTCCTCGCAGACAGAAGTCAAACACTGAGTTCATGCAGAA AGGAACTGGATAACTTAAAAAAGGAACTGCAGGATATGTAA
- the LOC143330845 gene encoding uncharacterized protein LOC143330845 has product MKAVILAAGYGTRLQRDVAADSSGRFAHLAGTAKPLLPVGRCALISHWVHSLSASGCVDRIYVVTNALYRAAFEEWASQFTNVKILSDQTTSNEERLGAVACLQLAVKHFKIDDHVLAIGGDTLFKEDFSLSKVKERFSDLQAKCEDSCLVLSYQCKDEETQKYGILEVDGDLRVLCMKEKPLPSETKSRRACPCFYVLSKKSLPLLDTFMEEKKEAPIDEKDAPGNFVSWLIQRKPVYIHQICGRFDVGNLPSYIECDRYFREQLQDVESYMV; this is encoded by the exons ATGAAAGCTGTAATTCTCGCCGCCGGGTACGGAACCAGGCTCCAGCGCGATGTGGCGGCCGACAGCAGCGGGAGGTTCGCTCACCTGGCCGGCACTGCCAAGCCGCTGCTGCCGGTGGGACGGTGCGCCTTGATCTCCCACTGGGTCCATTCTCTGAGCGCCTCCGGCTGCGTGGACCGCATCTACGTGGTC acTAACGCTCTTTATCGCGCTGCCTTCGAGGAGTGGGCATCGCAGTTCACCAATGTCAAGATTCTCAGCGATCAGACGACAAGCAATGAG GAGCGTCTTGGTGCTGTGGCCTGTCTGCAACTTGCAGTGAAGCACTTCAAGATAGACGACCACGTCTTGGCAATCGGGGG TGACACCCTCTTCAAAGAAGACTTCAGCCTCAGTAAAGTGAAGGAGAGGTTTTCTGACCTCCAAGCGAAGTGCGAGGACAGCTGTCTGGTGCTGTCCTACCAGTGCAAAGACGAGG AAACTCAGAAATACGGGATACTGGAAGTGGACGGTGATCTTCGCGTCCTCTGTATGAAGGAGAAACCTCTTCCTTCTGAGACGAAGTCGAGGAGAGCA tgtccCTGTTTCTACGTGCTCTCAAAGAAAAGCCTTCCTCTGTTGGACACCTTCATGGAAGAGAAGAAG GAGGCTCCGATTGATGAGAAAGACGCTCCTGGAAACTTTGTGTCGTGGCTCATTCAGAG gaagCCGGTTTACATTCATCAGATTTGTGGCCGTTTCGACGTTGGAAACCTGCCTTCTTACATCGAATGTGACCGTTACTTCAGAGAACAACTTCAAGATGTCGAGTCTTATATGGTGTAG